One Paramisgurnus dabryanus chromosome 9, PD_genome_1.1, whole genome shotgun sequence genomic window, TAAGATTTGTTAATTCTCAGAAGATAATGTCTGAAATGGGTGGTGCATTATCATCATTCCCTGtgatctctgtgtgtgtgtgtgtgtaatgtgtcaTAAAATTTCTCATAACACCAGGTCTGACTATTGCCAAGCGTATCGAGATCACAGATCTACCTCAGCTGGTGGCGGCGTTTCACAGTCTGGTGGGTCTGGCTGCGGTTCTCACCTGCATCGCTGAGTTCATGATCGAACATCCACACCTGGACGCCCATCCGGCGGCCAACATGCTGAAGATCGTGGCTTATCTGGGCACCTACATCGGCGGTGTGACCTTCAGTGGATCTCTGGTCGCTTACGGCAAACTACAAGGTGATTTAAAACCAACCAGACGCTTTATCTCTGTAATAGTTGCTCTTCTATTAATCTGTTTTTATGAGGTCTAAAGACTGAGAAGAGTCAAAGCGCTGCTGTCTTTCTGTGGCTTTCATTTACTGGCACGCAAGATCTTCAAAGAGACTTTCAGAGATGGAAGCTTTAATGAATGCATGTCTTTAACATCTCAACAgtcacaataaaaaacaaatacaagtCAGAACATCAAAAATCCAAAACTTCACATCAGAATCTTGTGCTGTGTATATTTTAGGCTCAACTCTTCTTTGAACATCTGCTCTCATTAACTGCTTGATCTCAGCATGTTCTTCATCTCTTCAGGTATCTTAGACTCTTCTCCTTTGCTGCTGCCCGGGCGACACGTGATGAATGCGGGTTTAATGGCAGCGTCAGTGGGGGGAATGGTGCCCTTTATGCTGAGTGACAGTTTCAACACAGGCATGGGCTGTCTGCTGGGTGTGTCCGGTCTATCCACAGTCATGGTGAGCTGAACCTAAAACTCCCTAAACACCATAATGCACCCTCAAACACACTGAAACACCATCAACACCCTAAAACACCCCAAACCCCACCCTGAACACCCTAAAACGCCCTGAACACCTTTAAACACACTGAAATACCttgagtgtgtgtatgtgtgtgtgtgtgtgtgtatgtgtgtgtgcagggTGTAACGCTCACAGCAGCAATAGGAGGAGCTGATATGCCAGTGGTCATTACGGTGTTGAACAGTTACTCTGGCTGGGCGTTGTGCGCTGAAGGTTTCCTGTTGGATAATAACCTTATGACCATTGTAGGAGCTCTGATTGGGTCATCTGGTGCAATCCTGTCTTATATCATGTGTGTGGTGAGTACACATGCAAAAATATAATGAACTAATGTAAACCATCGTCTCTCTCATGCTGATGTGTGCTGCGTTTGCAGGCCATGAATCGTTCTCTTCCAAATGTCATTCTGGGTGGATATGGAACCTCATCCACCGCCGGCGGGAAGCCCATGGAGATCGTCGGCACACACACAGAAGTCAATGTGGATCAGTCCATTGAAATGATTAAAGAAGCAAACAGCATCATCATAACTCCTGGtgtgagacacacacacacacacacagttcagaTCTCTAGATGTGCTGTTTCCCGCTGAATGTCTGTTACCTTCTTTAGGGTTGTGACCACAGTAATGCACTCACAGTCAGCATCAAAATATACACTAAACATGTGAACATGAGAATAATGGGAATAAAATCTCTTACTGTTAACAACatattacattattatttacataatgtGAATGTTATTAaggaaaaaaatttaaacacagGACCCAGAATGACAAAATATGAGCttcacatttctgtttttaaactactGATGCACATGAGCctgttaactcattccccgcccgCATTGGTTCACAAAATGCCTAACAGGGAAATGTTCttcaaaaattatataaacaaagaaatcaatcaaatgaaagaacagaccgtctgctttcaaacaaacaataaacaaacaaaacaatatacatgcgtagatacaggtcattgaaagtgcttgaatctattttatgcaagaagttttctgggaaaaaatccatattattccctgtgtagtttatgataatatcatataaattctagacttttgaagcacacatgctaaactgttagctttaaatgcttttatcttctgtatgtgaatgttgattcataccaaaatgcttttttgcatatttgtgtttgatgcatgaaaacgtctcgggttacatatgtaactgttgttctctgagaagggaacgagacgctgcgtctctctTCTCATACTTCCTGCGttcctgtaacgccgtctttggcaatatttcagatagtgatatacttcctgactcccgtgtcaccctgtctttgtcgttaaccctcatcattggttgaatttgatatacacattcagacgcacttatccctggaggcgtccccaaagtgtcaccgcagtgacgaaACGCGAGTTCCCTGGAAAGGGGACTGTaataatgtatcttaaaaggtaacacaatgtaaccttgctctcacttgaattTGAGAGTATTGggcctggaaagtccttgaaaggtccttgaatttgaagtaaACTAAGGTGTGTGAACTCTGTTAACAGCGCTGACACAACACTTACAGACTCATGCCGTCCGTCCTTCTCATTTACTGTTCACATTCTGACCACTAGAGGACGGTAGAGGTCAACACACTACTGAaatacacactcacacacacacacacacacacacacacacacacacacacacacacacaatcctcctcctcctccagaCACAGGTCATGTATGTGTCTCCTCTCTACACGCAATCCTCCTGTTGTTCTGTAGGAGACATCTGGGCTCTGGGAATCTCGTCAGTCTGAATGTAATCAAATGGATTtccctgaacacacacacacacacactgatgaTAAAGACAGAGTTCTTCACGCTCCTTCGTCATCAGCAGTAAACCTAAAACAAATGTGGATTTTGAAACATCAAGTCAAAGTGATTTAGAGGATTCACATTTACTTCACACTGACTGAGgcttttattaaagaaaacagagggtgtgtgtctttgtgtgtgtgtgtgtgtgtgtctgtgtcagATATTTTAAATCTAATAATGTGAACCAGTTTGTATGAGGATAATATTTAAGAATAAGGTGTAATTACCGTGGTCTTTCTCTCTGTATGACAGGCTGGGGTTTGTGTGCAGCAAAAGCTCAATATCCCATCGCTGACATGGTTAAGATGTTAAGAGAACAGGGCAAGACGGTCAggtcagtctctctctctctctcacacactgatgtgttgtttatattgAGTTGTGTCGTCGTCGTCTTCATCATTTATACCCAATAGTAAAATAGCAtgcataaatattttcaaatgttACCTTGAGTTTTAAGGCTTGTTTTTTTAACATCAGACTTTTAAACAATCACCAtcttaattttgtttaaaagaaGACAAAACACATCTGTGTCTGATGAGAAGTGTTTACATCAGAGCCACGCAGAGCAGAAGCAGCATAAATCTCACTCTTAAATCTTTCATTATTATTAGGATTATTTAAGGATCACTTAAACAGCATAAATCTGCACTAGTTGATCGTTCTGTACAGAGTAAATGTGTAACGCTGGATTATCTGTATGTTTCCTACAGGTTTGGGATTCACCCGGTGGCGGGTCGCATGCCCGGACAGCTCAACGTCCTATTGGCTGAGGCTGGGGTCCCATATGATGTTGTCCTGGAGATGGATGAGATCAACCAGGATTTCCCAGGTTAGACCATTTGGTCATCATCACTTTACTCCATATCTTACATTCGGTGCAGTGTTTAACCACGATATCCAGCCAGGTTTGTACTGACACAGCCCATGTAATGTCAACTTTCTTTCTTTTGCAAGTGAAGTTGTTTCAAAGTAGTATATCAAGACTGAGTTAAAAGTTGATCTGGTTGTGGTTAGTGAACTGAGGTGACGGTTGActtttccatccatccatccatcaccTGATACCCACAGCGCAGCAGAAACAGAAGCAGCGTTGCATCAGTGCTGTCAAGGGCAAACACAGCAGATATTTGTAAATGTTTGGCACATGTGTAGCATTGTGAGCTATGTAATAATTCATTTTGATTATGTAATTGTGCCTAGACATGCAACATATCCCATCTACTCCATGTTGTAGAAAAGGGAGAGTTGGAGGGCAGCACATGTTTTTGTTTAGCTGGAGTGGAAGAAACCCGATCCCATCGCATGAGAGTTTCTAATACGCTCGTCCGGTCGtctctttttgtttttttctgtgaaTGTGCAGAAACCGACCTGGCGCTTGTGATCGGAGCCAACGACACGGTCAACTCTGCAGCGCAGGAAGATCCCAATTCAATAATCGCCGGGATGCCTGTGCTGGAAGTGTGGAAGTCCAAACAGGTTTGAGATGTTTTGTAATTATGCAAATTTTCACCATCACGTTCTGAGCGAATCCACACAGATGAACACTTTCTCAAAGTTTGCTCTAATAGAAGACAAAATCTAGAAACACCTCAACGATGTGATGAACACCCAGAACcccagatttttttatattaagaaagATTCATTCAATTAGTTTAGAAATCTTGCATGAATGAATTTCTGAAAGTGATTTGTGATATCTTCTGACAGCTTGTTCAAACTCAAACTCTTTCATATTGATACCCAAAAGAGATGTGTCGAGTTTATCTGTTGGCAGGATTTGTAGTGAGTGATGTCATTGTAAAAATGCTGTCGTGAGAGAGATTCACACATCCACTGACTAAGAGCAACACTACTTTGTTGAAAAAGGAGcatcaatatattttaaagcatcacatctgtgtgtgtttgtctacGTGCACAGGTGATTGTGATGAAACGTACTCTTGGTGTGGGATACGCAGCAGTTGATAACCCCATCTTCTACAAACCCAACACTGGAATGCTTTTAGGAGACGCCAAGAAGACCTGCGACAAATTACAGGCCAAAATAAGAGAGACCTACTACTGATTCATCAGCGCGTTCACAACACATTTAGAAAATCACTTTATTGTCAAGTGCCTTAAATCACTTCATTTAATCATACTGGGAATACGTCAAAATGCATGCCATCGTtgatttgtaaataaaattatttaaatatatcacTGTGATAAAGTGGATTCATGaaatcaaataaaaagaaataagtTTGAAATGCAGCTGCGGCGAGTCAGATGTGTCTCCTCATCATAGTTTCCCAGCTGCCTGTTTGGCTTTGTTGATCAGTTTATGTAAGAATGAGAAGAAGAAGAGCAGGTTGTCGTACTCTCCTTTATACACAGGAAGATATTGGTCGTGAAGATCCTTCAGGAAATAGTAAATGGCTTCTATAGTCGCCAGGTATGTGTTTGGAGACCCTCGCTGATGCCTCCAGAAACAGGTTCTTCTGCTCTTCAGCTCCACGCTTGGTAAAGCTTTAGAGAAATCAAAGAAAATCTGAGATTCAAAAATAGTCAACAGACTCCAATCTCATAGTTAAAAAAGTCCTTCTGTAGTGTTATATTGTGGCATTAGTCATGGTTCTGATGGCTGTGTGTGTGAATTTATTTTGATTGTATATCAGTTAGGAATGTGTTCTCTGTGATACCGGTCCTATTTACACTGGACCCGGCACTCTAACAGGGAAATGAAAGGCCATGAGTCCTAGCGTCTGTCGCGAGAGTTGGGTGCGAGGTTCATTTTACTGCACAGCTCTCACAAACTGTGTTCATACCAGACACGAATCAAGCGTTAAGTgagagtgatttacatgttaagtcaatgcaaagacgcgatagaCATCCTGTGGCGCAAATTGAGCATTTGATGTGCATAACGCATGATTCATGTGACTTTGGAAATTTGCgctgcattaaccaatcaggatcttgctctagtagtgacgtgattacaacGTAACGAGCGGACAAATTCGGTCATATACAAAAGTTTGGGCAGCCCTGACAATTTCcatgattttcatttataaatatttgggtGTTTGGATCCAGATTTATGTGCCTGTCTTATTTCGTTTTATTGCATATTGCAAATTTTCTGTTAATCTAATAAACCTCATTTCACTACTGAAATATTACTGTGTCCTTCAGTTATTTAATAGATGAAAATTAAATTGCTTGATACAAAACcccaaatatttataaatgaaaatcatgGAAATTGTAAGGGATGTAAGCCGGCAAATTGAGCGTATTCTCATTTCATGCATGAAAATGTCTTCACTTCATTCGCGTCTGGTATGAACACACAGTAAGTGGCCTCTGTTACACCGGGATTAGGCATAATAATTTTTGATGTAAGATTTACCCTGTTCAGATTCACACATGAATTTAAAGTAAGTCCTGCACGTACCTTGAAGACGTTCATCCGTGATGATTCTGGTGGTTTGGTTCCAGGTGCTGTCGATGAAAATCACTCTCTGTATTGGACAAGTGTGCGTTTCAGCCTCATCATTCGGTTTCTCCACCTTCAATCTTTTTGGTTTCGGCTGCCCGCTGGCAGAAAAATAATCCCATAATTTCTCCACAGTCATGGCGTCTGGACCGGGAAACACCAGCACAATCTGTGAAGGGAAAAGTGGTCTGGATTATACGATCTGAACAGATGATGGGAGTTATTAGACTTTTGCATCCTCACATTTTCTTTGGACTGGTCGAGGTCTGGGATGCAGGGATAGGTGTAGATGGTGACGTCCTGCGGCGCGAGCAGTCTGGCCTGCACCGCTGTGCTCTTGCCGTCAGTTTCATTTGGGTGTTTGATGATGTCGATCTTCACTGGCAGCTGAAAAATAACATAGAAATATTGTGTGAGTTTTAACAAACACACGTGTTGCCAACTTACTGCTGTAGACGGTCTGTTCTTACAGTTCAGAAAAAAGTGACAACTAGTTCACTAAGAAGATGAAAATCAAGTTATTTGTTTACCCTCAATGTTTTAAACTCAAGTAGGTGTAGGATATTTCTAATTTTGTGGAGCGAAAGAAACCCTACTTATAGTGATAGACTGAAATATTGCATAGGCATATATATCGgccataattttttattatcgGCATCGCTTGATAAACAGTTGCGGCCAGTACATTTCTCTATTACTTAAATGAGTTgtttgtaatttaaaaaaaaaatcatcaaccgatgcagaaaaataaacaatccaaatatcggccgatatatcggcccCTGCAATATATTATCCTATCACACATGCTCATCT contains:
- the dtwd1 gene encoding tRNA-uridine aminocarboxypropyltransferase 1, giving the protein MSDPDTVAAEEGSLSGLKLASHAPLDDAQRAGRMKCSRCGASRMFYCYSCCALVGLDPHDVPSVKLPVKIDIIKHPNETDGKSTAVQARLLAPQDVTIYTYPCIPDLDQSKENIVLVFPGPDAMTVEKLWDYFSASGQPKPKRLKVEKPNDEAETHTCPIQRVIFIDSTWNQTTRIITDERLQALPSVELKSRRTCFWRHQRGSPNTYLATIEAIYYFLKDLHDQYLPVYKGEYDNLLFFFSFLHKLINKAKQAAGKL